A stretch of Coregonus clupeaformis isolate EN_2021a chromosome 37, ASM2061545v1, whole genome shotgun sequence DNA encodes these proteins:
- the LOC121536205 gene encoding FUN14 domain-containing protein 1: protein MADREEDPENEDTYEVVDLTQYARRQQWWGCLFGGNNSGPMAEKYSVATQIALGGVSGWCAGYLFQKVGKIAATAVGGGFLLLQIANHSGYVQVDWKRVEKDVNKAKRHLKKKADSAVPELSSFIDQSTEFVKTNVIVTSGFFGGFLLGLAS from the exons ATGGCGGATCGTGAAGAGG ACCCAGAGAATGAGGACACGTATGAGGTGGTCGACCTGACACAATATGCCAGGCGTCAACAATGGTGGGGCTGCCTATTTGGTGGGAACAATTCGGGTCCTATGGCTGAGAAGTATTCGGTGGCCACACAAATAGCACTGGGTGGTGTGAGCGGCTG GTGTGCGGGATATCTTTTCCAGAAGGTGGGGAAGATCGCAGCCACCGCTGTTGGTGGAGGATTCCTGTTATTGCAG ATAGCCAACCACAGCGGCTATGTGCAGGTGGACTGGAAGAGAGTGGAGAAGGATGTCAACAAAGCCAAGAGGCACCTGAAGAAGAAAGCCGACAGTGCTGTACCAGAGCTCAGCTCTTTTATCGACCAG tcCACAGAGTTTGTGAAGACAAACGTTATCGTCACCAGTGGATTCTTCGGAGGCTTCTTGCTTGGGCTGGCATCCTAa